From the Euphorbia lathyris chromosome 6, ddEupLath1.1, whole genome shotgun sequence genome, one window contains:
- the LOC136233924 gene encoding probable dolichyl-diphosphooligosaccharide--protein glycosyltransferase subunit 3B: MALSPNTSPLLLLLLTPLLFISVANSASQSEEIVAELLYLQSQSDSGLIHLDDHKVSRFLTSTKAPRPYSLLIFFDAKQLHDKSELRLQDIHHEFSLLASSFITNNADKSSGSNGKLFFCYIEFKEAQSTFSLFGVNSLPHIRLIGPNVKNPKDSESMDQGDLARMAESMAEFVESRTKLSVGPIHRPPIVSRNQIAFIIVILLIWFPFMIKKVLSGQTLLHDPKIWLGGAIFVYFFSVSGAMHNIIRKMPMFLADRNDPNKLVFFYQGSGMQLGAEGFAIGFLYTIVGLLLAFITHVLVMVKNVTVQRTIMIISLVVSFWAVNKVISLDNWKTGYGVHTFWPSSWK, encoded by the coding sequence ATGGCTCTCTCGCCAAACACCTCCCCGCTCCTCCTCCTTCTCCTAACGCCTCTCCTCTTCATCTCCGTCGCGAACTCCGCTTCTCAGTCGGAAGAGATCGTCGCCGAGCTTCTCTACCTCCAATCGCAGTCAGATTCCGGCCTAATCCACTTAGACGATCACAAAGTCTCTCGCTTCCTAACCTCCACTAAAGCCCCACGCCCTTACTCTCTTCTCATCTTCTTCGACGCCAAACAGCTCCATGACAAGAGCGAACTCCGCCTCCAAGATATTCACCACGAGTTCTCACTCCTCGCCTCTTCCTTCATCACCAACAACGCGGATAAATCGTCTGGATCTAACGGTAAACTCTTCTTCTGCTATATTGAGTTCAAGGAAGCTCAATCGACATTCTCTCTGTTTGGCGTCAATTCCCTCCCTCACATCCGCCTAATCGGTCCCAATGTTAAAAACCCTAAAGATTCTGAGTCTATGGATCAAGGTGATTTGGCTAGAATGGCTGAATCGATGGCCGAATTCGTTGAATCCAGGACCAAGCTCTCCGTTGGACCAATCCACCGTCCACCAATTGTGTCAAGGAATCAAATCGCTTTTATAATTGTCATTTTGCTTATCTGGTTTCCGTTTATGATTAAGAAGGTATTGAGCGGCCAGACATTGCTTCACGATCCGAAAATCTGGCTCGGTGGGGCTATATTTGTGTACTTTTTCAGTGTTTCCGGCGCGATGCACAACATTATTCGTAAGATGCCTATGTTTTTGGCTGACCGGAACGACCCCAACAAGCTTGTTTTCTTTTACCAGGGGTCTGGTATGCAGCTGGGAGCAGAGGGATTTGCGATTGGGTTCTTGTACACTATTGTTGGGCTATTGTTAGCATTTATTACTCATGTTCTGGTAATGGTTAAGAATGTGACGGTGCAGAGAACTATTATGATTATTTCACTGGTTGTTTCGTTTTGGGCTGTGAATAAAGTTATCTCTTTGGACAATTGGAAGACTGGATACGGAGTTCATACATTCTGGCCTTCCAGTTGGAAGTGA
- the LOC136234276 gene encoding pentatricopeptide repeat-containing protein At4g21170: MLVNKAYSTATWRIQIKQNQLVSQISSILLQRHNWIPLLQNLNLSSKLTSSLFLQILHKTQSHPQISLNFFNWAISNLKFNPDLKSQCYLINVSLGSDLTQPAKTILDSLVQTHPVNLLLKTMVEASRGKICQSDLLSFVLQCYLDKGLLIGGLEVYKKMRITRSIPSIHACNSLLDVLRSENQMKLGFCLFGAMIRIGILPDKLTWSLIAQILSKNGQFERIVKLLDMDFSNSVMYNSVIDNYCKIGDFEAAFDRLNQMCERKLHPGFSSYSSILDGACRYGKLEVIDRIMSLMVDKGFLPKHRVIEFDSIIQKLCSLGRVNATKMFFKRAGDNGIELQDATYGCLLRAYSIAGQLEDAIGIHRLILERDIAIKNNAREAFVDLLCEEDHSDENYDILKEIIRSGFSPRKSSLSKYISSLCNERRWREAEEVLVAGFEKGIVPDSLTCCSIVKHYCCSRQIGKAVELHNELEKLRASLDVETYNMFLSGLVKAGRGEESIRVFDYMKGLGLIDGASFTIVIRELCRCKEMRKAMKLHDEMLNLGLKPDKAAYKRLILEFK, encoded by the coding sequence ATGCTCGTAAACAAAGCATATTCAACTGCAACTTGGAGAATCCAAATCAAGCAAAACCAGTTAGTCTCTCAAATCTCTTCAATTTTACTTCAAAGACACAACTGGATACCACTCCTCCAAAATCTCAATCTCTCTTCTAAATTAACCTCTTCTCTCTTCCTCCAGATTCTCCATAAAACCCAATCTCACCCTCAAATCTCTctcaatttcttcaattgggCCATTTCAAATCTCAAATTCAACCCCGATCTCAAATCTCAATGCTACCTCATCAATGTTTCCCTCGGATCAGATCTCACTCAACCCGCGAAAACTATATTGGATTCTCTGGTTCAAACTCACCCTGTAAATCTCCTATTGAAGACCATGGTTGAAGCTTCTCGAGGTAAAATCTGTCAATCTGATCTATTAAGCTTTGTGCTTCAGTGTTATTTGGATAAGGGTTTGTTAATTGGGGGTTTGGAGGTATATAAGAAAATGAGAATTACTCGATCTATTCCTTCAATTCATGCTTGTAATTCTCTGCTTGATGTTTTACGAAGTGAAAATCAGATGAAATTGGGGTTTTGTTTGTTTGGTGCTATGATTCGAATTGGGATTTTGCCTGATAAACTTACTTGGTCTTTGATTGCTCAGATTCTTTCCAAAAATGGGCAATTTGAGAGAATTGTTAAATTGTTAGACATGGATTTTTCTAATTCAGTGATGTATAATTCTGTTATTGATAATTATTGTAAAATTGGGGATTTTGAAGCTGCTTTTGATCGTTTAAATCAAATGTGTGAAAGAAAACTTCATCCTGGTTTTAGTTCCTATAGCTCCATACTTGATGGAGCTTGCAGATATGGAAAGCTTGAAGTAATTGATAGAATAATGTCATTAATGGTGGATAAAGGGTTTCTTCCTAAGCATCGGGTGATCGAATTCGATTCGATAATCCAAAAGCTTTGTAGTTTGGGTAGAGTGAATGCTACCAAAATGTTCTTCAAGAGGGCTGGAGACAACGGAATAGAATTGCAGGACGCTACTTATGGTTGTTTGCTAAGAGCGTATTCTATAGCGGGACAACTTGAGGACGCCATTGGAATACACAGACTAATCCTCGAAAGAGACATTGCGATAAAGAACAATGCTCGTGAAGCATTCGTTGATCTTCTCTGCGAGGAAGATCACTCGGACGAGAATTATGACATACTGAAGGAGATCATCAGGAGTGGTTTTAGCCCACGAAAATCGAGTTTGTCGAAGTACATCTCATCGTTGTGTAACGAACGAAGGTGGAGAGAAGCAGAGGAGGTTTTGGTGGCGGGTTTTGAGAAAGGGATTGTTCCGGATTCATTGACATGCTGCAGCATTGTTAAGCATTACTGCTGCAGCAGACAGATTGGGAAAGCTGTTGAATTGCATAACGAATTGGAGAAGCTGCGGGCGAGTTTAGATGTTGAAACGTACAATATGTTCCTCAGCGGATTGGTTAAGGCGGGAAGGGGCGAAGAATCGATCAGGGTGTTCGATTATATGAAGGGACTCGGTTTGATTGATGGTGCAAGTTTTACAATTGTAATTAGGGAGCTTTGCCGTTGCAAGGAAATGAGAAAAGCTATGAAACTTCATGATGAAATGTTGAATTTGGGGCTTAAACCTGATAAAGCTGCATACAAAAGGTTGATTTTGGAATTCAAGTAG
- the LOC136233263 gene encoding nuclear transport factor 2B, protein MEEQLETVGRAFVDHYYHLFDTDRNSLASLYQPTSMLTFEGQKILGGENITGKLNGLPFEQCKHVVSTIDSQPSSFAGGIVVFVSGSLQLLGEDHPLRFSQMFHLVPSIQGVLFVQNDMFRLNYG, encoded by the exons ATGGAAGAGCAGCTGGAGACGGTGGGGAGAGCTTTCGTCGACCATTATTATCACCTGTTCGACACCGATCGGAATTCTCTTGCCTCTCTTTATCAGCCAACCTCAATGCTTACGTTTgaaggacagaagatactcggCGGTGAAAATATCACCGGGAAGCTAAACGGCTTGCCGTTTGAGCAATGTAAGCATGTAGTTAGCACCATTGATTCGCAGCCGTCTTCTTTCGCCGGTGGAATTGTTGTCTTCGTCAGTGGTAGCCTCCAGCTTCTCGGAGAAGATCATCCTCTAAGATTTAGCCAg ATGTTTCACTTGGTACCTTCGATACAAGGAGTGCTGTTCGTGCAGAATGACATGTTTCGTCTCAATTACGgctga